The Methanobrevibacter olleyae genome has a segment encoding these proteins:
- a CDS encoding phosphorylating glyceraldehyde-3-phosphate dehydrogenase, translating into MKSVAINGFGTIGKRVADAVAAQDDMKVIGVSKTRPNFEARTAVEEKGYPLYIGIPERENLFKEAGIEIAGTVEDMIQEADIVVDCTPGNIGPQNLEMYKKAGVKAIYQGGEDHELTGLSFNSFANYDDSYGADYARVVSCNTTGLTRTLHTLNPLVDIKKVRAVMVRRGSDPSEIKKGPINAIVPNPPKVPSHHGPDVQTVMKGIDVTTMALLVPTTLMHQHNLMVEIGNEVSNDEVIDLLEKRSRVMVVEAGAGLDSTAALMEYAKDLGRSRNDLYEIPVWKESINVVDNELFYMQAVHQESDVVPENVDAIRAMLEIESDREKSITKTNKSMGIL; encoded by the coding sequence ATGAAATCTGTAGCTATTAATGGATTTGGAACTATTGGTAAAAGAGTGGCTGATGCTGTAGCAGCTCAAGATGACATGAAAGTTATTGGTGTAAGTAAAACTAGGCCAAATTTTGAAGCAAGAACGGCTGTAGAAGAAAAAGGATATCCTTTATACATAGGAATTCCTGAAAGGGAAAACCTATTTAAAGAAGCAGGAATTGAAATTGCAGGTACTGTTGAAGATATGATTCAAGAAGCAGATATTGTAGTTGATTGTACTCCTGGAAATATTGGGCCTCAAAACCTTGAAATGTATAAAAAAGCTGGTGTAAAAGCTATTTACCAAGGTGGGGAAGACCATGAATTAACAGGTTTGTCTTTTAACTCCTTTGCTAATTATGATGATTCCTATGGCGCAGATTATGCAAGAGTAGTATCTTGTAACACTACTGGTTTAACCCGTACTTTACACACTCTTAATCCATTAGTTGATATTAAAAAAGTTCGTGCAGTAATGGTTAGAAGAGGATCTGACCCGTCTGAAATTAAAAAAGGCCCTATAAATGCTATTGTACCTAACCCTCCAAAGGTACCTTCTCACCACGGCCCAGATGTACAAACCGTAATGAAAGGTATTGATGTTACTACAATGGCTTTACTTGTTCCTACTACTTTAATGCACCAACACAATTTAATGGTTGAAATTGGAAATGAAGTAAGTAATGATGAAGTTATTGATTTACTTGAAAAACGTTCCAGAGTGATGGTAGTTGAAGCTGGTGCTGGCTTAGACTCTACTGCTGCACTTATGGAATATGCTAAAGATTTAGGAAGAAGTAGAAATGACTTGTATGAGATTCCGGTATGGAAAGAATCTATTAATGTTGTAGATAATGAATTGTTCTATATGCAAGCAGTACACCAAGAATCTGATGTAGTACCTGAAAATGTAGATGCTATTCGTGCAATGTTAGAAATAGAATCTGATAGGGAAAAATCCATTACTAAAACTAATAAATCCATGGGTATTTTATAA
- a CDS encoding DUF2284 domain-containing protein, which yields MINLDKLSGEIKDLTKVYKNFEFEYIETNTIVVEPWTRLKCQFGCPNYGKTLVCPPYTPKAEEFIGMINSYKTAILFEISLASIEDDIGMITKIALDIENLCARLGYYKAFGMGAGTCLVCESKGEECNLDGCKYPNEARPSGEACGVDIHKTIENNGYDILGIDEENNSYFCYGIVLLE from the coding sequence ATGATTAATTTGGATAAGTTATCTGGTGAAATTAAGGATTTAACTAAAGTGTATAAAAATTTTGAATTTGAATATATTGAAACTAATACTATTGTTGTAGAACCATGGACAAGATTAAAATGTCAATTTGGTTGTCCTAATTATGGTAAAACTTTAGTTTGCCCACCATATACTCCAAAAGCTGAAGAATTCATTGGTATGATTAATTCTTATAAAACAGCTATCTTGTTTGAGATTAGTTTAGCTTCCATTGAAGATGATATTGGAATGATTACTAAAATAGCTCTTGATATAGAGAATCTTTGTGCTCGTTTAGGTTATTATAAAGCATTTGGTATGGGTGCTGGAACTTGTCTGGTCTGTGAGTCTAAAGGTGAAGAATGTAATTTAGATGGATGTAAGTATCCGAATGAAGCTCGTCCATCTGGAGAAGCTTGTGGTGTAGATATTCATAAAACTATTGAAAACAATGGCTATGATATTTTAGGAATTGATGAAGAGAATAATAGCTATTTCTGTTATGGTATAGTTTTACTTGAATAA
- a CDS encoding flippase yields MTSKIVKNSVIILIGNIIFRIGGYIYHYLMAILLGASNYGILTLTLPFQGIFQILSAGGLPPAIAKYISEYNTLNKEDYARQTVFTSLKIMIILGILFGFIMVFFVAPWLAYTIYNKPIALLPLQAIGLITPFSVIVGGFRGAFQGVYKMEYILYTRAVEQIIMILSATALVLIGLSTFGAVLGSVLGFLFSALSAIYIFKRYMGKYLPEPSENFKFSLKDELKLAKKLISFSIPVSITALAEMGIYSICTMIIGVFLTSTVAGYFGAANPIARLPLIMSGSIATTILPAASEAFATKNKLLLQKYVDDAYKYGMFFIIPMCVGIAVFSKEILGLLYFKNPAYINGYMALSILVVGMTFYSIYTISSSITQGIGNPKISMYILIIGSILTFILGWLLIPIYGIEGAALATTISSFLMMIPMFLIQFRLTKTNPPYKFLLKVTIASLIMVIPSFILPNNPIRLIIGLIICPIIYIILIILLKTLSHRDIEKFKELSKKLGPLKKYCHTLLNTIDKYCEE; encoded by the coding sequence ATGACATCAAAGATAGTTAAAAATAGTGTCATAATATTAATAGGAAATATTATATTTAGAATTGGAGGATACATTTATCATTACTTAATGGCAATTCTATTAGGTGCTTCAAATTACGGAATTTTAACTTTAACTCTTCCTTTTCAAGGAATCTTTCAAATTTTATCTGCAGGAGGGCTACCTCCAGCAATAGCGAAATATATTTCAGAATATAATACATTAAATAAAGAAGATTATGCAAGACAAACAGTATTTACCTCCTTAAAAATAATGATTATATTAGGTATACTCTTTGGATTCATAATGGTATTTTTTGTAGCTCCTTGGTTAGCTTATACTATTTATAATAAGCCAATAGCATTACTTCCTTTACAAGCTATTGGTTTAATCACTCCATTTAGTGTTATTGTAGGAGGATTTCGTGGTGCCTTTCAAGGAGTATATAAAATGGAATATATCTTATATACCCGTGCTGTAGAACAGATAATAATGATATTATCTGCTACTGCATTAGTCCTTATAGGCTTATCTACTTTTGGTGCAGTTTTAGGATCAGTATTAGGTTTTTTATTCTCTGCATTATCTGCAATTTACATTTTTAAAAGATATATGGGAAAATATTTGCCAGAACCAAGTGAAAATTTTAAATTTTCTCTTAAAGATGAATTAAAATTAGCTAAAAAATTAATATCCTTTTCAATACCTGTTTCCATAACCGCTTTAGCTGAGATGGGAATTTATAGTATTTGTACTATGATTATAGGTGTTTTCTTAACATCTACTGTTGCAGGTTATTTTGGTGCAGCAAATCCAATTGCAAGATTGCCATTAATTATGTCAGGTTCAATAGCAACAACAATATTACCTGCAGCTTCAGAAGCATTTGCTACTAAAAATAAATTATTACTTCAAAAATATGTAGATGATGCTTATAAATATGGAATGTTTTTTATAATTCCTATGTGTGTAGGAATTGCAGTTTTCTCAAAAGAAATATTAGGATTATTATACTTTAAAAATCCTGCATACATTAATGGATATATGGCATTATCCATATTAGTTGTTGGAATGACATTTTATTCAATATATACTATTTCAAGTAGCATCACCCAAGGAATTGGAAATCCAAAAATATCTATGTATATTTTAATAATAGGTTCTATACTCACATTCATTTTAGGATGGTTATTAATCCCCATATATGGAATAGAAGGTGCAGCATTAGCTACAACAATATCTTCATTTTTAATGATGATTCCAATGTTTTTAATACAATTTAGATTAACAAAAACTAATCCTCCATATAAGTTTCTATTAAAAGTGACAATTGCATCTTTAATAATGGTAATACCTTCATTTATACTTCCAAATAACCCAATAAGATTAATAATTGGACTTATAATTTGTCCAATAATTTATATAATACTAATAATTCTCCTAAAAACATTAAGCCATAGAGACATTGAAAAATTTAAAGAATTATCTAAAAAATTAGGACCTCTTAAAAAATATTGTCACACACTATTAAATACAATAGATAAATACTGTGAAGAATAA
- a CDS encoding heavy metal translocating P-type ATPase, whose product MNIKEFFQDDEKRDLLFILISIIAVILSLLGISLFGIDLMWITIIFCGFPIFIEAAVGLYTEFDIKADVLVTIAIISSILIGELFAAGVIAIIMAIGGFLEEYTVSKTRAGIEKLIDLSPTKGSIIRNYNQDSETEEEIAAELINVGDILKVLPGEVIPVDGEIIRGESSIDQSVMTGESIPVDKVVGDEVFSGTINLYGSFIMKATKKGEDSSLQKLITLVESANPENAEVVKSADRWASFIVVVAFICAILTLIFTAEIIRAVTILVVFCPCALVLATPTAIMASIGNLTKVGILVKEGISIEKLAKIDQIIFDKTGTLTYGKPTVTKVIPYNNEISDELSEKELIHLLASLESPSEHPLAKAITKFYKDKNEKALYKVTNFEMIIGKGVKANLNDSTLCAGNEEFFNSLNIDIPHDFIEENISQYLNQGSTVIYISCDGKFLGAVFLSDVLRDDAFDIVRQLHKLGVDSTLLTGDNKEAAEQIAHTVDIVDLKYNCLPEDKISKIRELQSNNKKIAMIGDGINDAPALRQADIGISMGGVGSDISIEASDVCLVSDDIKYIPHLFALSRKTIKTINRGIAFALGLNILATVLAMLGWLGPIGGAFVHNIGSVIVIIYSSLLLRFEYK is encoded by the coding sequence ATGAACATAAAAGAGTTTTTTCAAGATGATGAAAAAAGAGATCTTCTTTTTATTCTTATTTCTATTATTGCAGTAATTTTAAGTTTATTAGGAATAAGTCTTTTTGGAATAGATTTAATGTGGATAACAATAATATTTTGTGGTTTTCCAATTTTTATAGAAGCTGCAGTAGGTCTTTATACTGAATTTGACATAAAAGCTGATGTTCTTGTTACTATTGCTATTATTTCTTCAATTCTTATTGGAGAATTATTTGCTGCTGGTGTAATTGCTATTATTATGGCAATCGGCGGTTTCTTAGAAGAATATACAGTATCTAAAACAAGAGCTGGAATTGAAAAACTTATAGACTTAAGTCCTACAAAGGGCAGTATTATAAGAAACTATAACCAAGATAGTGAAACTGAAGAAGAAATCGCAGCAGAATTAATAAATGTTGGAGATATTTTAAAAGTTTTACCTGGTGAGGTTATTCCAGTAGATGGTGAGATTATAAGGGGAGAATCTTCAATAGATCAATCAGTAATGACTGGAGAATCTATACCTGTAGATAAAGTAGTTGGTGATGAAGTATTTAGTGGTACAATTAATCTCTATGGTTCTTTTATAATGAAAGCAACTAAAAAAGGAGAAGACAGTTCTCTTCAAAAGTTAATTACATTAGTTGAATCAGCAAATCCTGAAAATGCCGAAGTTGTTAAATCAGCAGATAGATGGGCAAGTTTTATAGTTGTAGTTGCATTTATTTGTGCTATTTTAACTCTGATTTTTACAGCTGAGATAATTCGTGCAGTAACTATTTTAGTAGTGTTCTGTCCTTGTGCCCTTGTTCTAGCTACTCCAACAGCTATTATGGCATCAATTGGAAATTTAACTAAAGTAGGTATTTTAGTTAAAGAAGGAATTTCCATTGAAAAATTAGCAAAAATTGATCAAATTATCTTTGATAAAACTGGCACTTTAACTTATGGTAAACCTACAGTTACAAAAGTAATTCCATATAATAATGAAATTAGTGATGAGCTTAGTGAAAAAGAATTAATTCATTTACTTGCTTCATTAGAAAGTCCATCTGAACATCCTTTAGCAAAAGCAATAACAAAATTTTATAAAGACAAAAATGAAAAAGCTTTATATAAAGTTACTAACTTTGAAATGATCATTGGTAAAGGTGTAAAAGCTAATTTAAATGATAGTACTCTATGTGCAGGTAATGAAGAATTCTTTAATTCATTAAATATTGATATTCCTCATGATTTTATTGAAGAAAATATTTCACAATATTTAAATCAAGGCTCTACTGTAATTTATATTAGTTGTGATGGAAAGTTTTTAGGAGCAGTTTTCTTATCTGATGTTTTAAGAGATGATGCATTTGATATTGTTCGTCAACTACATAAATTAGGTGTTGATTCTACTTTATTAACTGGAGATAATAAAGAAGCAGCTGAACAGATTGCACATACTGTTGATATCGTTGATTTAAAATACAATTGCTTACCTGAGGATAAGATTTCTAAAATTAGAGAGTTACAATCTAACAATAAAAAAATTGCAATGATAGGGGATGGCATTAATGATGCACCAGCTTTAAGACAAGCAGATATTGGTATTTCAATGGGTGGTGTTGGTAGTGATATTTCTATTGAAGCATCTGATGTATGTCTTGTAAGTGATGATATTAAATATATTCCACATTTATTTGCACTTTCAAGAAAAACTATTAAAACAATTAATAGAGGAATTGCATTTGCTTTAGGTTTAAATATCTTAGCTACTGTTCTTGCAATGCTCGGATGGCTAGGGCCTATTGGTGGTGCATTTGTACATAATATTGGCTCTGTAATAGTTATTATTTATTCATCTTTACTCTTAAGATTTGAGTATAAATAA
- a CDS encoding metal-sensing transcriptional repressor, which produces MKQCMDSENIHRRLKKIIGQVNAINRMIDEDIPCENILMQVNAAKSALHKVGHIIVEGHVNHCIRDAIDDGDTDEALTDISSILEYYSRI; this is translated from the coding sequence TTGAAACAATGTATGGATTCTGAAAATATTCATAGGAGGCTTAAAAAAATTATAGGCCAGGTAAATGCAATTAATCGTATGATTGATGAAGATATTCCTTGTGAAAATATTTTAATGCAAGTAAATGCTGCTAAATCTGCTTTACATAAAGTAGGCCATATTATTGTAGAGGGGCATGTTAATCATTGCATTAGGGATGCAATTGATGATGGAGATACTGATGAAGCTTTAACAGATATTTCTTCAATTTTAGAGTATTACTCACGCATTTAA
- a CDS encoding DNA topoisomerase IV subunit A, with amino-acid sequence MAEETATHKHTHKEKRRQYTFNKLKGFGQEIIEDIEKNKVPTLRIPSRGTGNIVYDEDKRYYILGDRFGKRSLGNVKQIRKLGQMVYVANFCKDLVLRDKTATIREMYYISEGWGIEFNTQQESNIVGEDLEVALGATREDLGLMPEEDGASVYGDITLLDGEFEINASRAGKSGYTISPTIDQVELLGCGADFVLAVETMGMFHRLVQENAHKRFNCLIVGLKGQAARATRRFIKRVNEELGLPVYICNDGDPWGFHIAQVIISGSAKLAHVNHDLATPDAKFLGVTASDIIEYDLPTDPLKDIDVLRLKELSKDPRYQNEFWQTEIKKMLKIGKKAEQQSFSKYGLEYVVDTYFPEKLSQFGELN; translated from the coding sequence ATGGCTGAAGAAACTGCTACTCATAAACATACTCATAAAGAAAAAAGAAGACAATATACTTTTAATAAACTCAAAGGTTTCGGTCAAGAAATTATAGAAGATATTGAGAAAAATAAAGTGCCTACTCTAAGAATTCCTTCTAGAGGAACTGGTAATATTGTTTATGATGAAGATAAACGTTATTATATTCTTGGTGATAGATTTGGTAAAAGATCTTTAGGTAATGTTAAACAAATTAGAAAATTAGGACAAATGGTTTATGTTGCTAATTTCTGTAAAGATTTAGTATTAAGAGATAAAACTGCAACTATCAGGGAGATGTATTATATCTCTGAAGGTTGGGGAATTGAATTTAATACACAGCAAGAATCTAACATTGTAGGTGAAGATTTAGAAGTTGCATTAGGGGCTACTCGTGAAGATTTAGGATTGATGCCTGAAGAGGATGGTGCATCAGTTTATGGAGATATTACCTTACTTGATGGTGAGTTTGAAATCAATGCTTCAAGAGCAGGTAAATCTGGTTATACTATTTCACCAACTATTGACCAGGTTGAACTATTAGGTTGTGGTGCTGACTTTGTACTTGCTGTAGAAACTATGGGGATGTTCCACAGATTAGTTCAAGAAAATGCTCATAAAAGATTTAACTGTTTGATTGTAGGTCTTAAGGGCCAAGCAGCTCGTGCTACAAGAAGATTCATTAAAAGAGTAAATGAAGAATTAGGTCTTCCTGTATACATATGTAACGACGGAGACCCTTGGGGATTCCACATTGCACAGGTAATTATTTCTGGAAGTGCAAAATTAGCTCATGTAAATCATGATTTAGCTACTCCTGATGCTAAGTTTTTAGGAGTAACTGCAAGTGATATCATTGAATATGATCTTCCAACCGATCCATTAAAAGATATCGATGTATTAAGATTAAAAGAGCTTTCAAAAGACCCAAGGTATCAGAATGAGTTCTGGCAAACTGAAATTAAGAAAATGCTTAAGATTGGTAAAAAAGCAGAACAGCAATCATTCTCCAAGTATGGGCTTGAATATGTAGTAGATACTTATTTCCCTGAAAAATTGTCTCAGTTTGGTGAATTGAATTAG